A single genomic interval of Zingiber officinale cultivar Zhangliang chromosome 4A, Zo_v1.1, whole genome shotgun sequence harbors:
- the LOC121972022 gene encoding ent-copalyl diphosphate synthase 1-like: protein MTWTAATTAAASAAPSSLLPPRLRLLLLPAAGACKLRWIAAAPKAQKRGRSHALSRHSTAAPADYGSGLIRNALPLLQLPEQEDEFLEEEEGTIWGMVQEVKAMLRSMGDGEISISAYDTAWVALVRDPEGEGRRSLFPASLRWIADNQLGDGSWGNAAVFSAHDRLISTLACAVALASWNLHPDKCRRGVEYVRENMWRLGEEAAEHMPIGFEVAFPSLLDLAKELGLEIPYSHPCLQGITAMRDLKMERIPKQVLHEVPTTLLHSLEGMVGLDWEKLLRLQCQDGSFLFSPSSTAYALMQTGDGNCLKYLHRLVRRFGGGVPNVYPVDLFERLWAVDRLQRLGIAGYFSPEIKDCLDYVHRYWTEDGICWAKESRVFDIDDTSMGFRLLRLHGYPVSPGVLRQFEKDGEFVCFAGQSNQAVTGMFNLNRAAQVAFPGEEILERAKSFSYAFLREKQAAHQLLDKWIITKDLPGEVEYALDFPWYASLPRVEARFYLEQYGGGSDIWIGKTLYKMPLVNNDVYLELAKLDFNHCQALHQLEWLHLQKWYEEAGLQWHGVSRRALLEDYFLAAACIFEPERATERLGWVRTMVLSKAVSSYLSDNSCTETSRQALILNFLDDENYCSNGHGISRAKVRRKGEHLAELLHQLVDGLVALAANSHQQRMRHYLHEAWKVWFSIWKCEEENIGLLLVTTIEACGGRFNLTSAQPQYDELAHLLSSICALLLPRKLIKEDMNKETIDEKMQELAQCVLRSATPDDQGLDFHQTKQTFLLVAKGFYYTAHCPEDVLNSHITKVLFQPVDK from the exons ATGACTTGGACGGCGGCCACCACCGCTGCTGCCTCGGCAGCACCCTCCTCGCTGCTCCCGCCGCGgctccgcctcctcctcctccccgcCGCAG GTGCGTGCAAACTGCGATGGATCGCCGCGGCGCCGAAGGCCCAGAAGAGGGGGAGAAGCCACGCATTGTCCCGCCACAGCACCGCCGCTCCTGCAG ATTACGGCAGCGGGTTGATACGGAACGCATTGCCGCTTCTTCAATTGCCGGAGCAAGAAGATGAATtcttggaggaggaggag GGGACGATATGGGGGATGGTGCAAGAGGTGAAGGCGATGCTGCGGTCGATGGGCGACGGCGAGATCAGCATCTCTGCTTACGACACGGCGTGGGTGGCGCTGGTGCGGGACCCGGAGGGAGAAGGCCGGCGGTCATTGTTCCCGGCGAGCCTCCGGTGGATCGCGGACAACCAGCTCGGCGACGGCTCGTGGGGCAACGCCGCCGTCTTCTCTGCCCACGACCGGCTGATCAGCACGCTGGCCTGCGCCGTCGCGCTCGCCTCCTGGAATCTCCACCCCGACAAGTGCCGCAGAG GGGTGGAGTACGTGCGGGAGAACATGTGGAGGCTGGGAGAGGAGGCGGCGGAGCACATGCCGATTGGATTCGAGGTGGCTTTCCCTTCACTGCTGGACCTGGCCAAGGAGCTGGGACTGGAGATTCCCTACTCGCATCCTTGTTTGCAGGGCATAACCGCCATGAGAGACCTTAAAATGGAGAG GATTCCGAAACAAGTGCTACACGAGGTGCCAACCACGCTGCTACATAGCCTGGAAGGAATGGTTGGCCTGGACTGGGAGAAGCTTCTCCGTCTACAGTGTCAAGATGGCTCCTTCCTCTTCTCGCCGTCCTCCACTGCGTACGCGCTGATGCAGACGGGCGACGGCAATTGCCTCAAATATCTCCATCGACTCGTCCGTAGATTCGGGGGAGGAG TGCCGAACGTCTACCCTGTGGATCTCTTCGAGCGCCTGTGGGCGGTGGATCGCCTGCAGCGCCTGGGAATCGCCGGCTACTTCTCGCCGGAGATCAAAGACTGCCTCGATTACGTGCATAG GTACTGGACGGAGGATGGCATTTGTTGGGCCAAGGAATcgagggtcttcgacatcgacgACACGTCGATGGGGTTCCGGCTGCTGCGGCTGCACGGTTATCCGGTCTCCCCCG GCGTGCTGCGGCAATTCGAGAAGGATGGCGAGTTCGTGTGCTTCGCAGGGCAGTCGAACCAGGCGGTGACGGGGATGTTTAACCTGAACCGGGCCGCGCAGGTGGCCTTCCCCGGGGAAGAGATACTGGAGCGAGCCAAGAGCTTCTCTTATGCCTTTCTGCGAGAGAAACAAGCTGCGCACCAACTGCTCGACAAATGGATCATCACCAAGGATTTGCCTGGGGAG GTAGAGTATGCTCTGGATTTCCCCTGGTATGCCAGCCTGCCGCGCGTCGAGGCAAGGTTCTACTTGGAGCAGTATGGAGGAGGAAGTGATATTTGGATTGGCAAGACTCTGTACAA GATGCCTCTGGTAAACAATGATGTGTATTTGGAGTTGGCTAAGTTGGACTTCAACCATTGCCAAGCTCTCCATCAGTTGGAGTGGCTCCATCTCCAAAA GTGGTACGAGGAGGCGGGCCTTCAGTGGCACGGTGTGAGCAGAAGAGCCCTGTTGGAGGACTACTTCTTGGCAGCTGCTTGCATATTTGAACCTGAACGGGCGACCGAGAGGTTGGGTTGGGTTCGGACTATGGTTCTCTCGAAGGCTGTCTCATCCTACTTGAGTGATAACTCATGCACTGAAACAAGTAGGCAAGCATTGATACTGAATTTCCTTGATGACGAAAACTACTGCAGCAATGGGCATGGCATTAGCAG GGCGAAAGTGAGGAGAAAGGGGGAGCATTTGGCAGAGTTGCTTCACCAGCTAGTTGATGGACTTGTGGCATTGGCTGCAAACTCCCATCAACAGCGAATGCGCCACTACTTACATGAAGCT TGGAAAGTGTGGTTCTCGATCTGGAAGTGTGAGGAGGAAAACATCGGGTTGCTTCTAGTGACAACCATCGAAGCTTGTGGAGGGAGATTCAATTTGACTTCAGCTCAACCACAATACGACGAGCTTGCTCACCTCCTATCATCCATTTGTGCTCTACTTTTGCCAAGAAAGCTCATCAAAGAG GACATGAACAAGGAAACAATAGACGAGAAGATGCAGGAGCTAGCTCAGTGTGTGCTCCGGAGCGCTACTCCGGACGATCAAGGCCTCGACTTCCACCAAACCAAGCAAACATTTCTTCTCGTGGCGAAGGGCTTTTACTACACTGCTCATTGCCCGGAGGATGTCCTCAACAGCCACATCACCAAGGTCCTCTTCCAACCTGTGGATAAATAG